A stretch of Pseudoclavibacter chungangensis DNA encodes these proteins:
- the rpsR gene encoding 30S ribosomal protein S18 — MAGKSSGDRRKGGARGKGKPAAPAKSIRVGVIDYKDVNTLRKFISERGKIRARRITGVSVQEQRLIARAVKNAREMALLPYAGSGR, encoded by the coding sequence ATGGCTGGAAAGTCGAGCGGCGACCGCCGCAAGGGTGGCGCCCGCGGTAAGGGGAAGCCCGCCGCGCCCGCGAAGAGCATTCGCGTCGGCGTCATCGATTACAAGGACGTCAACACGCTCCGCAAGTTCATCTCGGAGCGCGGCAAGATCCGCGCCCGTCGTATCACCGGTGTCTCCGTCCAGGAGCAGCGCCTCATCGCCCGTGCCGTGAAGAACGCGCGCGAGATGGCGCTCCTCCCGTACGCCGGCTCGGGCCGCTAG
- a CDS encoding ABC transporter substrate-binding protein, whose amino-acid sequence MKPRKSASLAVGTVALLALAGCASGGGAGGDGSGDITLRLWDEQVATAYEASIDAFEAANPGVTVTIDVVPWADYFTTLRQDVAAGGGDDVFWLNGSYYQDYADNGLLRPVSETLGADAASAWSASAVEQYTRDGELWGVPQLVDGGSALYYNADLLAAAGVTPEQLQDLVWSPSDAAADTFKPVVQQLTVDAQGRNATDPAFDANQVASWGFNAAQDTQNVLLNFIGSNGGTYQTEDGAMTFTDPKTEEALAYVVDLINQAKVAPPASSTNGDGDYTRDQFLQGKIALFESGTYNLANVQQGAAFDWGVVEIPSGPEGKVTTSPAVIAAANANSSNPDAVTKLLQWLGSAEGNAYIGAEGAAVPAVTDARAQYDAYWQGLGVDVSPFFTVLDGADPLPAVTGQNYGAVLDAFKPHLDEVFLGTVDVPTGLEQAQQAADAVN is encoded by the coding sequence GCCGTCGGCACCGTGGCCCTGTTGGCGCTCGCGGGCTGCGCGAGCGGCGGTGGGGCAGGCGGAGACGGATCGGGTGACATCACCCTGCGGCTGTGGGACGAGCAGGTCGCGACCGCCTACGAGGCATCCATCGACGCGTTCGAGGCCGCGAACCCCGGCGTCACCGTGACGATCGACGTGGTGCCGTGGGCGGACTACTTCACCACCCTGCGCCAGGACGTCGCGGCCGGCGGCGGCGACGACGTCTTCTGGTTGAACGGCTCGTACTACCAGGACTACGCCGACAACGGACTGCTGCGCCCCGTCAGCGAGACGCTCGGGGCCGACGCGGCGTCGGCCTGGTCGGCCTCGGCGGTCGAACAGTACACGCGCGACGGCGAACTGTGGGGCGTTCCCCAGCTCGTCGACGGTGGGTCGGCGCTCTACTACAACGCCGATCTCCTCGCGGCGGCGGGTGTCACGCCCGAGCAACTGCAGGACCTCGTGTGGAGCCCGAGCGACGCGGCCGCCGACACGTTCAAGCCCGTCGTCCAGCAGCTGACGGTCGACGCGCAGGGGCGGAACGCCACCGACCCCGCCTTCGACGCGAACCAGGTCGCGAGCTGGGGGTTCAACGCGGCCCAGGACACACAGAACGTCCTGCTCAACTTCATCGGTTCGAACGGAGGCACCTACCAGACCGAGGACGGGGCGATGACGTTCACCGACCCCAAGACCGAAGAGGCCCTCGCCTACGTCGTCGACCTCATCAACCAGGCGAAGGTGGCGCCGCCCGCATCTTCGACCAACGGTGACGGTGACTACACGCGTGACCAGTTCCTGCAGGGCAAGATCGCGCTGTTCGAGTCGGGTACGTACAACCTCGCGAACGTTCAGCAGGGCGCCGCGTTCGACTGGGGCGTCGTCGAGATCCCCTCGGGCCCCGAGGGCAAGGTCACGACCTCGCCCGCCGTCATCGCCGCCGCGAACGCGAACTCGTCCAACCCCGACGCGGTCACGAAGCTCCTGCAGTGGCTGGGCTCCGCGGAGGGGAACGCCTACATCGGCGCCGAGGGCGCTGCCGTCCCCGCAGTGACGGACGCTCGCGCCCAGTACGACGCCTACTGGCAGGGACTCGGTGTCGACGTCTCGCCGTTCTTCACCGTCCTCGACGGCGCCGACCCGCTCCCCGCCGTGACGGGTCAGAACTACGGTGCGGTCCTCGACGCCTTCAAGCCGCACCTCGACGAGGTGTTCCTCGGAACGGTCGACGTACCGACCGGACTCGAACAGGCACAACAGGCGGCCGACGCGGTGAACTGA
- a CDS encoding FBP domain-containing protein: MLPITEKTLRASFVNASRRESNDLPLPEGFDATPWADLDYLGWHDPKIARRAYVVVPGLDGEVVGVLLTSTDRAPRSRALCSWCRDVRLPNGVVTFGAKRAGAAGRRGDSVATLVCEGFECSLNVRKDPPLPYEGFDAAAARAERIDVLRLRVAGFADVVREGA; this comes from the coding sequence ATGCTGCCCATCACCGAGAAGACCCTCAGAGCCTCGTTCGTGAACGCGAGCCGACGGGAGTCGAACGATCTGCCACTGCCCGAGGGCTTCGACGCCACGCCGTGGGCCGACCTCGACTACCTCGGGTGGCACGACCCGAAGATCGCCCGTCGTGCATACGTCGTCGTACCGGGACTCGACGGCGAGGTCGTCGGCGTGCTGCTGACGTCGACGGATCGCGCGCCGCGCTCGCGCGCGCTGTGCTCGTGGTGCCGCGACGTCAGACTGCCCAACGGCGTCGTGACGTTCGGGGCCAAGCGTGCGGGCGCCGCGGGCCGCCGCGGCGACAGCGTCGCGACGCTCGTGTGCGAGGGCTTCGAGTGCTCCCTGAACGTCCGGAAGGACCCGCCGCTGCCCTACGAGGGCTTCGATGCGGCGGCCGCTCGCGCCGAGCGCATCGACGTCCTGCGCCTGCGGGTCGCGGGTTTCGCGGACGTCGTGCGCGAAGGCGCCTGA
- a CDS encoding carbon-nitrogen hydrolase family protein: MRIALAQISSTGDLGENLRLVGEHIRRAAADGADLLVFPEATMCAFGGDLPAVAEPVDGPWASDVRALAVESGITVVVGMFTPGEGGRVRNTLLVVGPDTATHYDKIHLFDAFGYLESDAVTPGATPVVITVAGTRVGLATCYDLRFPALFVANALAGAEVSVVAASWGDGVGKAEQWALLGRARALDSTTFVVAVDQADPTSVGREPVGGAPSGVGGSQVVSPLGEQLLVLGRGPEYAVVDVVPTAVGEARSSLPVLRNIRPLGATTVGT; encoded by the coding sequence ATGCGCATCGCACTCGCACAGATCTCCTCGACCGGTGATCTCGGTGAGAACCTCCGGCTCGTGGGAGAACACATCCGTCGTGCCGCGGCCGACGGGGCGGATCTGCTCGTCTTCCCCGAGGCGACGATGTGCGCGTTCGGCGGTGACCTTCCCGCCGTCGCGGAACCCGTCGACGGCCCCTGGGCGAGCGACGTCCGCGCACTCGCCGTCGAGTCGGGCATCACCGTGGTCGTCGGCATGTTCACCCCCGGCGAGGGCGGCCGCGTCCGCAACACCCTGCTCGTGGTCGGGCCGGACACGGCGACGCACTACGACAAGATCCACCTGTTCGACGCGTTCGGGTATCTGGAGTCGGATGCCGTGACGCCGGGCGCGACGCCCGTCGTGATCACCGTGGCGGGAACGCGAGTCGGTCTCGCCACGTGCTACGACCTCCGCTTCCCGGCCCTGTTCGTCGCGAACGCGCTCGCCGGCGCCGAGGTCTCGGTCGTCGCGGCCTCCTGGGGCGACGGTGTGGGCAAGGCCGAGCAGTGGGCGCTCCTCGGTCGGGCGCGCGCGCTCGATTCCACGACGTTCGTGGTCGCCGTCGATCAGGCCGATCCCACGAGTGTCGGCCGCGAACCGGTGGGCGGTGCGCCGTCCGGTGTCGGGGGCAGTCAGGTGGTCTCGCCTCTCGGCGAGCAGCTTCTCGTGCTCGGCCGTGGGCCCGAGTACGCCGTCGTCGACGTCGTTCCGACGGCGGTCGGTGAGGCCCGTTCGTCGCTCCCCGTGCTCCGGAACATCCGCCCGCTCGGTGCCACGACGGTCGGCACATGA
- the rplI gene encoding 50S ribosomal protein L9, which produces MAKIILTHEVSGLGSAGDVVEVKDGFARNYLVPQGFATPWTRGSEKQVEQIRAARTAREHASLEAAQAAKQQLESAVVRLHVKSGAQGRLFGSVRGTQVAEAVAEQGLGTIDGRKVEFPTPIKATGHHEATVRLRDDIVATVKLQIIAER; this is translated from the coding sequence ATGGCAAAGATCATCCTGACCCATGAGGTCTCCGGGCTCGGCTCGGCGGGCGACGTGGTCGAGGTCAAGGACGGGTTCGCCCGCAACTACCTCGTTCCGCAGGGCTTCGCGACGCCGTGGACCCGTGGCAGCGAGAAGCAGGTCGAGCAGATCCGTGCCGCGCGCACCGCGCGCGAGCACGCTTCGCTCGAGGCGGCGCAGGCCGCCAAGCAGCAGCTCGAGTCGGCCGTCGTGCGCCTGCACGTCAAGTCCGGCGCACAGGGCCGCCTGTTCGGCTCGGTCCGCGGCACGCAGGTCGCCGAGGCTGTCGCCGAGCAGGGCCTCGGCACGATCGACGGCCGCAAGGTCGAGTTCCCGACGCCCATCAAGGCGACCGGGCACCACGAGGCGACGGTTCGCCTCCGCGACGACATCGTCGCGACGGTGAAGCTGCAGATCATCGCCGAGCGCTGA
- the dnaB gene encoding replicative DNA helicase — MSITHLGSAQGTDVRDSHDGMRTPPHDLLAEQSTLGGMLLSKDAVADVVEQVRSVDFYVPKHEIIYEAISTQYAAGEPTDVIAVTDALTKSGELQRAGGAEYLHTLAGIVPTAANAGYYAGIVSERAVLRRLVEAGTRIVQMGYGAEGEVVDLVNMAQAEIYGVTGAVEAEDFVPLSEAIMAAQADMDAAQNRSGELTGVPTGFAEFDGLTNGLHGGQLIIVAARPGMGKSTFALDIARSASIHHDMPSIFFSLEMGRAEIAMRLMSAEASVLLKKMRTGGLDQDDLMRIARTQGKISEKPLFIDDSPNMTLVEIRAKCRRLKQKHGLRLVIIDYLQLMTSGKRVESRQQEVSEFSRALKLLAKELEVPVIALSQLNRNSEQRADKRPAVSDLRESGSLEQDADMVILLHRDTSQEGDSDRRGEADIIIGKHRNGPTDTLTVAFQGHLSRFTDIAAGQQFG; from the coding sequence ATGTCGATCACGCACCTCGGGAGCGCGCAGGGCACGGACGTCCGCGATTCGCACGACGGCATGCGCACGCCACCGCACGACCTGCTCGCCGAGCAGTCGACGCTCGGGGGCATGCTCCTGTCCAAGGACGCCGTCGCCGACGTCGTCGAGCAGGTGCGCTCAGTCGACTTCTACGTGCCGAAGCACGAGATCATCTACGAGGCGATCTCGACCCAGTACGCGGCGGGCGAGCCGACCGACGTCATCGCCGTGACGGACGCCCTCACGAAGTCGGGTGAACTGCAGCGCGCGGGTGGCGCGGAGTACCTCCACACGCTCGCCGGCATCGTCCCGACCGCGGCGAACGCCGGCTACTACGCGGGCATCGTCTCGGAGCGCGCGGTGTTGCGCAGGCTCGTCGAGGCCGGCACCCGCATCGTGCAGATGGGCTACGGGGCCGAGGGCGAGGTCGTCGACCTCGTCAACATGGCACAGGCCGAGATCTACGGTGTCACCGGTGCGGTCGAGGCCGAGGACTTCGTGCCGCTGAGCGAGGCCATCATGGCCGCACAGGCCGACATGGACGCCGCACAGAACCGCAGCGGCGAACTGACCGGGGTGCCGACCGGCTTCGCCGAGTTCGACGGGCTCACGAACGGGCTGCACGGTGGCCAGCTCATCATCGTCGCCGCGCGACCCGGTATGGGAAAGTCGACCTTCGCGCTCGACATCGCGCGCTCCGCGTCGATCCACCACGACATGCCGTCGATCTTCTTCTCGCTCGAGATGGGGCGCGCCGAGATCGCCATGCGCCTCATGTCGGCCGAGGCGAGCGTGCTCCTGAAGAAGATGCGCACGGGTGGGCTCGACCAGGACGACCTCATGCGCATCGCCCGGACGCAGGGCAAGATCTCCGAGAAGCCGCTGTTCATCGACGACAGCCCGAACATGACGCTCGTCGAGATCCGCGCGAAGTGCCGTCGACTGAAACAGAAGCACGGCCTGCGGCTCGTGATCATCGACTACCTGCAGCTCATGACCTCGGGCAAGCGCGTCGAGAGTCGTCAGCAGGAGGTGTCCGAGTTCTCGCGGGCCCTCAAGCTCCTGGCGAAGGAACTCGAGGTTCCCGTCATCGCACTCTCGCAGCTCAACCGAAACTCCGAGCAGCGCGCCGACAAGCGCCCGGCGGTGTCCGACCTCCGTGAGTCGGGCTCGCTCGAGCAGGACGCCGACATGGTCATCCTCCTGCACCGCGACACGTCGCAGGAGGGCGACAGCGACCGTCGCGGCGAGGCCGACATCATCATCGGCAAGCACCGCAACGGTCCGACCGACACGCTCACGGTGGCGTTCCAGGGCCACCTCTCACGCTTCACCGACATCGCGGCGGGCCAGCAGTTCGGCTGA
- the rpsF gene encoding 30S ribosomal protein S6, with translation MVHQYELMVILDPEIDERTVAPSLDKFLNVIRNDGGTIDNTNIWGRRRLAYEINKKAEGIYAVVNFTSTADSANELNRQLKLSEAVMRTKVLRAEEAIARVEAEAARKAARPQQAEKPETTESAAPARKPAAGAARVASAKSQASAE, from the coding sequence ATCGTGCATCAGTATGAGTTGATGGTGATCCTCGATCCCGAGATCGATGAGCGCACCGTGGCTCCCAGCCTCGACAAGTTCCTCAACGTCATCCGCAATGACGGTGGGACCATCGACAACACCAACATCTGGGGTCGTCGCCGTCTCGCGTACGAGATCAACAAGAAGGCCGAAGGCATCTACGCCGTCGTCAACTTCACGTCGACCGCCGACTCCGCCAACGAGCTCAACCGTCAGCTGAAGCTCTCCGAGGCCGTCATGCGCACCAAGGTGCTCCGTGCCGAAGAGGCCATCGCTCGCGTCGAGGCCGAGGCCGCCCGCAAGGCCGCCCGTCCCCAGCAGGCGGAGAAGCCCGAGACCACCGAGTCGGCTGCGCCCGCGCGCAAGCCCGCCGCGGGTGCCGCGCGCGTCGCGTCCGCCAAGTCGCAGGCGTCGGCCGAGTAA
- a CDS encoding GTP pyrophosphokinase, with product MQSELQRFLLQYEFGLREIETKITILRDEFQHLHDYNPIEHVSTRMKSADSIMAKVARRGLTPTLDAVREHITDIAGVRITCSFNGDAYRLFDLLTQQDDVTVVQVKDYIANPKHNGYKSLHAIIEVPVYLSTGRVDVCVEVQFRTVAMDFWASLEHKIYYKYDRIVPDELLSELRDAADTAAELDARMERLHRQLHGAQEPSEESPVGS from the coding sequence ATGCAGAGCGAATTGCAGCGGTTCCTGCTGCAGTACGAGTTCGGACTGCGCGAGATCGAGACCAAGATCACGATCCTGCGGGACGAGTTCCAGCACCTCCACGATTACAACCCCATCGAGCACGTCTCGACGCGCATGAAGTCGGCCGACAGCATCATGGCGAAGGTCGCCCGGCGGGGTCTCACGCCGACGCTCGATGCGGTGCGGGAGCACATCACGGACATCGCGGGCGTGCGCATCACGTGCAGTTTCAACGGTGACGCGTATCGACTGTTCGACCTGCTGACCCAGCAGGACGACGTCACGGTCGTGCAGGTCAAGGATTACATCGCGAATCCGAAGCACAACGGGTACAAGAGCCTGCACGCGATCATCGAGGTGCCCGTCTACCTCTCGACGGGCCGGGTGGACGTGTGTGTCGAGGTGCAGTTCCGCACGGTCGCGATGGATTTCTGGGCGAGCCTCGAGCACAAGATCTACTACAAGTACGACCGCATCGTGCCCGACGAACTGCTCTCCGAACTCCGCGACGCGGCCGATACGGCCGCGGAGCTCGATGCGCGGATGGAGCGCCTGCATCGTCAGTTGCACGGCGCGCAGGAGCCGAGCGAGGAGTCGCCCGTCGGCTCCTGA
- a CDS encoding protein-L-isoaspartate O-methyltransferase family protein, which translates to MRGVIVVPAVVAARVRQAMGRTPRSHFLPADVRHLADTDLPVPIGWEATNSQPSTVARMLELLDVRPGHRVLDVGSGSGWTTAILTRLAGPDGVVLGVERVPELVDWARRRLAEAGIETTVEEAVPGVLGLPAQGPFDRILVSADFARRPDDLVAQLAEGGRLVAPVAEVMTIVDVHDGHERTRADAGRYVFVPLRAD; encoded by the coding sequence ATGAGGGGAGTCATCGTCGTTCCAGCGGTCGTCGCGGCCCGCGTGCGTCAAGCGATGGGTCGAACACCCCGCTCGCACTTCCTGCCCGCCGACGTCCGCCACCTCGCCGACACCGACCTCCCCGTCCCCATCGGGTGGGAGGCGACGAACTCACAGCCCTCGACCGTCGCGCGCATGCTCGAACTGCTCGACGTGCGGCCGGGTCACCGCGTCCTTGACGTCGGCAGCGGATCGGGCTGGACGACGGCGATCCTCACGCGCCTCGCGGGGCCCGACGGCGTCGTGCTCGGCGTCGAACGGGTGCCCGAACTCGTCGACTGGGCCCGCCGTCGTCTCGCCGAGGCGGGCATCGAAACGACGGTCGAGGAGGCCGTGCCCGGCGTGCTCGGCCTTCCCGCACAGGGGCCGTTCGATCGGATCCTCGTGTCGGCGGACTTCGCCAGGCGCCCCGACGATCTCGTCGCGCAGCTCGCGGAGGGCGGACGACTCGTCGCGCCCGTCGCCGAGGTGATGACGATCGTCGACGTGCACGACGGGCACGAGCGAACGCGCGCCGATGCCGGTCGCTACGTCTTCGTGCCGCTGCGGGCCGACTGA
- a CDS encoding single-stranded DNA-binding protein, whose product MAGDTIITVVGNLTADPELRYTHNGLAVANFTIASTPRVFDRQANEWKDGEALFLRASVWREFAEHVSSSLQKGSRVIVQGRLKQRSFETKEGEKRTTIELDVDEIGPSLRYATAQVTRTSGGSGGGGGGQRSFGGGGGNAGGGRPQASEPWGQGGSSSGSSLGDQGGGWATPGANNDFDEPPF is encoded by the coding sequence ATGGCCGGCGACACGATCATCACCGTGGTGGGCAACCTCACGGCTGACCCGGAGCTTCGCTACACCCACAACGGACTCGCGGTGGCGAACTTCACCATCGCATCCACCCCACGCGTCTTCGACCGGCAGGCGAACGAGTGGAAGGACGGCGAAGCGCTGTTCCTCCGCGCCTCGGTCTGGCGTGAGTTCGCCGAGCACGTCTCGTCGAGCCTGCAGAAGGGGTCCCGCGTCATCGTGCAGGGTCGCCTCAAGCAGCGCTCCTTCGAGACGAAGGAGGGCGAGAAGCGCACCACCATCGAGCTCGACGTCGACGAGATCGGCCCGAGCCTCCGCTACGCGACCGCGCAGGTGACGCGCACGAGCGGCGGATCCGGTGGCGGTGGCGGCGGCCAGCGCTCCTTCGGGGGCGGCGGCGGGAACGCCGGTGGTGGGCGTCCGCAGGCGAGCGAACCCTGGGGTCAGGGTGGATCGTCCTCCGGCTCGTCCCTGGGCGACCAGGGCGGCGGCTGGGCAACGCCCGGCGCCAACAACGATTTCGACGAGCCGCCGTTCTAA